From a single Bacteroidota bacterium genomic region:
- a CDS encoding pyruvate carboxylase has translation MRRIHKLLVANRGEIAIRALRAAAELGIRTVAVYTYEDRYSLHRYKADESYQIGKDNEPLKPYLDIEEIICTAKENGVDAIHPGYGFLSENVGFAKRCREEGIIFIGPSPEAMEQLGDKVASKRVARAAGVPVIEDNTIVLTSPAIALQEAKRIGFPVIFKASAGGGGRGMRIIRAEGELEKAFSEARREAGNAFGDDTIFIEKFIDDPKHIEVQLLGDHHGNLVHLFERDCSVQRRFQKVVEVAPAPSLRQDTKDNLYAYALKIARAVKYDNAGTVEFLLDDEENIYFIEVNPRIQVEHTVTEQVTGIDIVRSQILIADGDPLSSPMINIVRQEDVQCRGFAIQCRITTEDPENDFKPDYGTLIAYRNAGGYGIRIDEGSSYQGVKISPFFDSMLVKVTAQGRTLTGASRRMYRTLMEFRIRGVKTNIPFLENVINHPIFQNGKATVKFIEKYPELFVFRKKQDSGTRVLRYIAHVIVNGNPDVSRIDPHRTIDAPRMPSTRLQGTPPPGTRQRLLEQGPEKFAEWLKQEKKVKFTDTTYRDAHQSLLATRVRTMDFLKVAHNYALHHPQTFSMEVWGGATFDVALRFLHECPWKRLQLLREAIPNICLQMLIRGNNAIGYAAYPDNLVERFIEESSKNGIDIFRIFDSLNWTKSMEVSIRAVRERTGGIAEACISYTGDILDPKKSKYNLNYYLDLARELEDKGAHILGIKDMAGLIKPYAAELLITELKKVINIPIHFHTHDTSSVQSSSYLKAIEAGVDVIDVALASMSGLTSQPNFNSMVEVLRNTRHEVAFDSKHLNEHSNYWETIREWYYPFESGLMAGTAEVYDHEIPGGQYSNLRPQAVSLGLGDKMTEIKQAYADVNQLFGDIVKVTPSSKVVGDMALYMVSNNLSPADVMQRGETLSFPESVKSFFKGDLGQPPGGFPAVLQRIILKDDVPYTDLPNAHLEPVNFEKAFKDFKIRFGDTVSFTDFLSWKFYPKVFEEYFNFRKEFGDVSNLPTPAFFYGMKNNQEILVEIGKGKNILIRLLYVGDADENGHRTVYFRLNGQTRAIDVPDKKAIVLKVHHTKASGEKQIGTPLQGLLSKIFVAPGQTVKKNAPLFTIEAMKMETTITATRDLKIRHISLKEGTLVESEDLVVEVE, from the coding sequence ATGCGTCGAATTCATAAACTCCTGGTAGCTAATCGCGGAGAGATTGCAATAAGGGCCCTTCGCGCTGCAGCTGAACTGGGCATACGAACAGTAGCCGTTTACACCTATGAAGACCGCTATTCGTTGCACCGTTACAAAGCAGATGAATCCTATCAAATCGGAAAGGACAATGAACCCTTAAAACCTTATCTGGACATAGAAGAAATCATCTGCACCGCAAAAGAAAACGGTGTTGATGCCATTCATCCCGGCTATGGATTCCTTTCTGAAAATGTTGGCTTTGCGAAGCGCTGTAGGGAGGAAGGAATCATTTTCATCGGACCTTCTCCTGAAGCCATGGAGCAACTGGGAGATAAAGTTGCCAGTAAAAGGGTAGCCAGAGCCGCAGGAGTTCCGGTAATTGAAGACAATACTATAGTCCTCACCTCGCCGGCCATTGCATTGCAGGAAGCGAAGCGGATAGGCTTCCCCGTTATATTCAAAGCCAGCGCAGGTGGTGGTGGCAGGGGAATGCGAATAATTCGCGCCGAGGGGGAGTTAGAAAAAGCGTTCAGCGAAGCGCGGCGCGAGGCGGGAAATGCGTTTGGTGATGATACCATTTTCATTGAGAAATTTATTGATGACCCCAAACATATAGAAGTCCAACTGCTGGGAGATCATCATGGCAACCTCGTGCATCTTTTTGAAAGAGATTGCTCCGTGCAGCGTCGATTTCAAAAGGTAGTGGAAGTAGCACCCGCACCGAGTTTACGTCAGGATACAAAAGATAATCTCTACGCCTATGCGCTTAAAATTGCAAGAGCAGTAAAATACGATAATGCGGGTACAGTGGAATTTTTGCTCGACGATGAGGAGAATATCTATTTCATAGAAGTAAATCCCAGAATTCAGGTGGAGCATACCGTGACGGAGCAGGTGACCGGTATTGATATCGTTCGCTCACAAATACTGATTGCTGATGGAGATCCTTTGTCCTCGCCTATGATCAATATCGTCAGGCAGGAAGATGTACAATGCAGGGGATTTGCGATTCAATGCCGTATCACCACAGAAGATCCCGAGAATGATTTTAAACCGGATTACGGTACATTGATCGCTTATCGCAATGCAGGCGGTTATGGTATTCGTATAGATGAGGGCTCTTCTTATCAGGGTGTAAAAATCTCTCCGTTCTTCGATTCGATGCTGGTGAAAGTAACTGCGCAGGGACGTACACTCACAGGAGCCAGCAGAAGGATGTACCGCACCTTGATGGAATTCAGAATACGTGGAGTGAAAACCAATATTCCCTTTTTGGAAAATGTAATCAACCATCCGATCTTCCAGAATGGAAAAGCCACGGTGAAGTTCATTGAGAAATATCCGGAGCTGTTTGTCTTCAGAAAAAAGCAAGACAGCGGCACACGTGTTCTTCGGTATATCGCTCACGTTATAGTGAACGGCAATCCTGATGTCAGCCGTATTGATCCCCACCGGACTATTGATGCTCCACGTATGCCCTCTACAAGGCTACAGGGAACACCGCCACCAGGCACACGTCAACGGCTTCTTGAACAGGGACCGGAAAAATTTGCGGAATGGCTGAAGCAGGAGAAGAAAGTAAAATTTACGGATACGACCTATCGTGATGCGCATCAATCCCTGTTGGCTACCCGCGTCCGTACGATGGACTTTCTCAAAGTCGCACATAATTATGCCTTGCATCATCCACAAACCTTCAGCATGGAAGTATGGGGTGGTGCCACCTTTGACGTTGCTTTGCGCTTCCTGCATGAATGTCCATGGAAACGTCTGCAATTGTTACGTGAAGCTATTCCGAATATATGTCTGCAGATGCTCATTCGCGGAAATAATGCCATTGGCTATGCCGCCTATCCGGATAATCTGGTCGAACGATTTATCGAAGAAAGTTCGAAAAACGGAATTGATATTTTCAGGATTTTCGATTCGCTGAACTGGACAAAATCAATGGAAGTCAGTATCAGAGCCGTTCGGGAAAGAACAGGTGGTATCGCGGAGGCGTGTATCAGCTATACAGGAGATATTCTCGATCCGAAAAAATCAAAATACAATTTAAACTACTATTTGGATTTAGCCAGAGAATTGGAAGATAAAGGTGCACATATCCTTGGCATCAAAGATATGGCAGGTCTTATCAAGCCCTATGCTGCGGAACTTCTCATCACTGAACTCAAGAAGGTCATCAATATCCCCATTCACTTTCATACACATGATACTTCATCGGTTCAATCATCCTCCTATTTAAAAGCCATTGAAGCCGGAGTAGATGTGATTGATGTGGCACTTGCGTCCATGAGCGGGCTCACCTCGCAACCTAACTTTAATAGTATGGTGGAAGTATTGAGAAACACACGGCATGAAGTTGCTTTTGACAGTAAACATCTTAATGAACACAGCAATTACTGGGAAACCATTCGCGAATGGTATTATCCTTTTGAGAGTGGATTGATGGCCGGGACTGCCGAAGTATACGACCATGAAATTCCGGGAGGTCAATATTCCAACCTGCGGCCGCAAGCTGTTTCGCTCGGACTTGGAGATAAGATGACAGAAATCAAACAGGCTTATGCCGATGTCAATCAACTTTTCGGTGATATTGTTAAAGTGACACCCAGTTCGAAAGTAGTTGGCGATATGGCGCTGTATATGGTGAGTAATAATTTGAGTCCGGCGGATGTGATGCAACGTGGAGAGACATTAAGCTTTCCTGAAAGTGTAAAAAGCTTCTTTAAAGGTGACCTCGGACAACCTCCCGGAGGCTTTCCGGCAGTACTGCAACGCATCATTTTAAAAGATGATGTGCCTTATACCGACTTACCCAATGCCCATCTGGAACCGGTCAATTTTGAAAAAGCATTTAAGGATTTTAAAATTCGGTTCGGCGACACCGTTAGTTTCACTGATTTCCTTTCGTGGAAGTTCTATCCGAAAGTATTTGAAGAATATTTTAATTTCAGAAAAGAATTTGGCGATGTCAGTAATCTTCCTACACCGGCCTTCTTTTACGGAATGAAAAACAATCAGGAAATTCTGGTTGAAATAGGCAAAGGAAAAAATATTCTTATACGGCTACTCTATGTAGGTGATGCTGATGAAAACGGACATCGTACCGTATACTTCCGGTTGAACGGCCAGACCAGAGCGATTGATGTGCCCGATAAAAAGGCTATTGTTCTGAAAGTACATCATACAAAGGCTTCCGGCGAAAAACAAATTGGGACGCCTCTGCAAGGATTATTGAGTAAAATATTTGTTGCACCCGGACAAACCGTAAAGAAAAATGCACCCTTGTTTACCATCGAAGCTATGAAGATGGAAACCACGATTACTGCAACCCGGGATTTAAAAATTCGTCACATCTCCCTGAAAGAAGGAACGCTGGTGGAGTCAGAAGATTTGGTGGTGGAAGTAGAATAG
- a CDS encoding zinc-dependent peptidase, with protein MMPAILIIILLFIAFAGSDLLAYFRQIWLNKESGEIRKLLLRPPSVFEEKRRLMEPVLLKHIDFYRHLSPVAKVKFLYRCAAFMQRKRFIGKEELEITEEMKVLISAAAVQLTFGLREFQLQHFNTIIVYPGVYTSPLTGANHLGETSIKGVIVLSWQHFLEGYQSNSDKINLGLHEMAHALDLSRMVKASDPFFHAYFVKWHAVAGDTFNEVNQEEEHFLRKYSGTNDREFFAVSVEHFFEDPQEFKKNLPHLYRHLSILLRQDPVALGLSQHTLLSWVSNQPTWNKQDDHVMKHFQSDFPFWYATKWMMLPLGFFILISAVNSGEDLRFATLLLTSRFFIGVIQFFFRSRIVEVINNFVVVRSAVFPFMTKSFAMENIISIRYDLHRKGSVHLVYLQEGEVHSAVYPIGLSREDYESFKNAMSNKDVSMSY; from the coding sequence ATGATGCCGGCGATTCTAATCATTATCCTACTATTTATTGCCTTTGCCGGATCTGACCTTTTGGCTTATTTCAGACAGATATGGCTAAATAAGGAATCCGGTGAAATACGGAAACTTTTACTCCGCCCTCCTTCTGTATTTGAAGAGAAGAGACGTTTAATGGAGCCGGTACTATTGAAGCATATTGATTTTTACCGACACCTTTCTCCCGTTGCAAAAGTAAAATTCTTGTACCGTTGCGCAGCGTTTATGCAGCGAAAGCGATTTATCGGCAAGGAGGAACTGGAGATTACAGAAGAGATGAAGGTATTGATTTCCGCAGCGGCTGTTCAACTCACTTTTGGACTCCGTGAATTTCAGTTGCAGCATTTTAATACGATAATCGTTTATCCGGGCGTATATACATCACCGTTAACCGGTGCAAATCATTTAGGGGAAACCAGTATTAAAGGGGTGATTGTACTCTCCTGGCAACATTTTCTCGAGGGCTATCAAAGCAACAGCGATAAAATTAATCTCGGACTTCATGAGATGGCACATGCGCTGGATCTGAGCCGGATGGTGAAGGCCTCAGATCCTTTCTTTCATGCATACTTCGTTAAATGGCATGCGGTGGCAGGAGATACTTTTAATGAAGTGAATCAGGAAGAAGAACATTTTTTACGCAAATATTCCGGTACAAATGACCGGGAATTTTTTGCCGTAAGTGTTGAACATTTTTTTGAGGATCCACAGGAATTCAAAAAAAATCTTCCGCATCTGTATCGTCATTTATCCATTTTACTTCGACAAGATCCTGTAGCATTAGGGCTGTCTCAACATACCCTGCTATCCTGGGTATCCAACCAACCTACATGGAATAAACAAGATGATCACGTGATGAAACATTTCCAAAGTGATTTTCCCTTTTGGTACGCTACAAAATGGATGATGTTGCCTTTGGGTTTTTTCATACTTATTTCGGCAGTGAATTCCGGTGAAGATCTTCGGTTCGCCACACTACTTTTAACAAGTAGATTCTTCATTGGGGTCATTCAGTTCTTCTTTCGCTCCAGAATAGTGGAGGTGATCAATAATTTTGTGGTAGTGCGTTCTGCTGTTTTCCCTTTTATGACGAAAAGTTTTGCCATGGAGAACATAATCAGCATTCGCTATGATCTGCATCGCAAAGGGTCGGTTCATCTCGTTTACTTGCAGGAGGGAGAAGTACATTCGGCGGTATATCCGATTGGACTAAGTAGGGAGGATTATGAATCTTTTAAAAATGCCATGAGCAATAAAGATGTAAGTATGAGCTATTGA
- a CDS encoding lactate utilization protein, giving the protein MNLFSPCFYARTTVGLYETMMELILENPKTDTTGIQGDTWSERAVSAAKMQQMQLDAGARQYSNLELARERAAFTRWKTIENLDKYLIEFESNFIKSGGKVIWAQDTSDALEAILEILKKTNVKEVIKSKTNTATEIGLSAFLESQGIQYKETDTGDFIVQAAGEDGSHMVMPALHKSSKEIARVLNEKLNVPANAEAEQLVGLIRDHLRPAFRNAGAGITGCNFLVADPGAIVIVENEGNAQLTSSLPKTHIVLAGIDKMLPTLGDLDLFLPLLSTYGTGQQLTTYNSIISGPRQQEEHDGPDELYVILLDNGRSEVLGHEQQRQAMTCIKCGACQSVCPVYRTAGVAEFPSPIAAVTLPLMGTDHKHLSQASTLCGACKDVCPVKIDIPRLLLENRRYFVEKGDSTRTERWFYFAWKKAMLKREIMSWTGISARKHVLEGLYKSQNGLRKMPTAVKEKSFNEWYREKMNYK; this is encoded by the coding sequence ATGAACCTATTTTCTCCTTGTTTCTATGCCCGTACTACTGTAGGTTTGTATGAAACTATGATGGAGCTGATTTTGGAAAACCCAAAAACTGATACGACTGGCATTCAGGGAGATACGTGGTCTGAAAGGGCGGTATCGGCTGCGAAAATGCAACAAATGCAGTTGGATGCAGGGGCGAGGCAATACAGCAATCTGGAACTGGCCAGGGAGAGGGCGGCCTTCACGAGATGGAAAACGATTGAAAACCTCGATAAATACCTGATCGAATTTGAATCCAATTTTATAAAGTCCGGCGGGAAAGTGATCTGGGCGCAAGATACAAGTGATGCCCTTGAAGCGATACTTGAGATTCTCAAGAAGACAAATGTTAAAGAAGTCATCAAGTCAAAAACGAATACCGCTACTGAAATCGGCTTAAGTGCTTTTCTCGAAAGTCAGGGCATTCAATACAAAGAGACCGATACCGGTGACTTCATCGTACAGGCTGCGGGAGAAGATGGCTCGCATATGGTGATGCCTGCTTTGCATAAATCTTCTAAAGAAATTGCCCGGGTATTAAATGAAAAATTGAATGTTCCTGCAAATGCAGAAGCAGAGCAACTGGTAGGACTTATCCGTGATCACCTTCGGCCGGCTTTTCGTAATGCCGGTGCCGGTATAACAGGTTGCAACTTTCTGGTTGCTGATCCGGGTGCGATTGTTATTGTAGAAAATGAAGGGAATGCACAATTAACCTCTTCCCTGCCTAAAACACATATCGTACTTGCCGGCATTGATAAGATGCTTCCTACATTAGGAGATCTCGATTTGTTCCTTCCACTGTTAAGTACTTACGGAACAGGTCAGCAACTGACCACCTACAACAGCATCATCAGCGGTCCGCGTCAGCAGGAGGAACATGACGGACCGGATGAACTCTATGTGATTTTACTCGATAATGGACGCAGTGAAGTCCTGGGCCATGAACAGCAGCGTCAGGCGATGACCTGTATTAAATGTGGAGCCTGTCAATCCGTTTGTCCGGTATATCGCACGGCCGGTGTAGCGGAATTTCCTTCTCCTATTGCCGCTGTAACATTGCCATTGATGGGCACAGATCATAAACATCTCAGTCAGGCTTCAACACTTTGCGGTGCATGTAAGGATGTGTGTCCGGTAAAAATTGATATCCCCCGACTCCTTCTGGAAAACAGAAGATATTTTGTTGAAAAGGGAGATTCCACCAGAACGGAGCGTTGGTTTTATTTTGCCTGGAAGAAAGCGATGCTCAAACGGGAAATCATGAGCTGGACAGGTATCAGTGCACGCAAACATGTATTGGAGGGTTTGTATAAATCACAAAACGGTTTGCGCAAAATGCCCACAGCTGTAAAAGAGAAATCATTCAATGAATGGTATCGGGAAAAGATGAATTATAAATAG
- a CDS encoding pantoate--beta-alanine ligase: protein MVPPYTTVDSLREQLHEDKSSGKSIGFVPTMGALHEGHLSLLHRAKAENDKVVCSIFVNPTQFNDAKDLEKYPRMPEQDIQLLDSVHCDYVFLPSVKEIYPAGPTLLDLDFGTLESVMEGAYRPGHFKGMATVVHRLFEIVQPDRAYFGEKDFQQLAIVRKMTALLRLPITVIGCETLREADGLAMSSRNMLLSPEQRKAAPLIYKGLQMVNTFIPHHSPAAVQELVTRFINQSKFLEVQYFDLVDPDTLQPIAHWEGVKEIQGCIAVLTEGPRLIDNMHYQL from the coding sequence TTGGTACCACCTTACACTACTGTTGATTCACTTCGGGAACAACTGCACGAAGACAAATCCTCCGGAAAAAGCATCGGCTTTGTCCCCACCATGGGAGCCTTGCATGAAGGACACCTTTCTCTGCTGCATAGAGCGAAGGCAGAGAATGATAAGGTAGTGTGCAGCATTTTTGTAAATCCCACCCAGTTCAACGATGCGAAGGACCTCGAAAAGTATCCGAGAATGCCGGAGCAGGATATTCAATTATTGGATAGTGTGCATTGCGATTATGTTTTCTTACCTTCTGTAAAAGAAATTTACCCTGCCGGGCCGACCCTTCTCGATCTGGATTTCGGGACACTGGAAAGTGTGATGGAAGGCGCCTACCGCCCGGGACATTTTAAAGGAATGGCAACCGTGGTTCACCGGTTATTTGAGATTGTACAGCCGGACCGTGCTTATTTCGGCGAGAAGGATTTTCAGCAGCTCGCCATCGTACGGAAAATGACCGCTTTACTTAGGCTACCCATCACCGTTATTGGTTGTGAAACCCTTCGTGAAGCCGATGGATTGGCGATGAGTTCCAGAAACATGCTTCTTAGCCCGGAACAACGTAAGGCGGCTCCCTTGATTTATAAGGGCCTTCAGATGGTAAACACATTCATTCCTCATCATTCACCAGCCGCTGTACAAGAGCTGGTCACGCGCTTTATCAATCAGAGTAAATTTTTAGAGGTACAGTATTTCGATCTCGTAGATCCTGATACTCTTCAACCGATAGCGCATTGGGAGGGTGTAAAAGAGATACAAGGATGTATTGCGGTACTTACGGAAGGTCCGCGTTTGATTGACAATATGCATTACCAACTTTAA
- a CDS encoding tetratricopeptide repeat protein, with protein sequence MLPTYFFRLLFLVLLSCGIPALCQEAEKLKKELSFAREDTTRCRILNELIEAEADDNVWPAYNDRMKLLAEKNLGERAADDPQLPVFKKYLGAALNNTGVVIQNKGNSKLSLQYYLKSLRLREEVRDSSGIGETLNNIGLIHHAQGNIPLAIDYYQKSLKIQELIDDYTGMSTTILNLGVISSDQGDYTNALTYFLRSYELQERTGDEYGKAHSLHNLSRIYQRKGNFEKALRTIQQSLEIRRKIQDTKGIAYSLFNMGNILSKMDTIGETKVIQKEYLESLAIFEKLEDKEGVAYVMNQLAELYFKNGEYRRALDCAERALSLGKELGYPEQIRNASHSLYLIHKAMKQEGLALAMYELYSIMRDSISNEELRRLNLGKQYQYEFDKRTTADSVKAVEQQKVMAARISKEKTQRFAVTGVLILTVVFSGFIFNRWRIIKKQKLQIQQQHTALGEEKKKSDDLLLNILPEETAEELKRTGRAKAMRHEQVSVMFTDFENFTQASEKMSAEELVNEIHYCYSAFDRIISAYPIEKIKTIGDGYMCAAGLPLANVNHALDLVKAALEIQKFMKEYQEERMKTGRDYFVARIGIHSGTVVAGVVGTKKFAYDIWGDTVNLAARMEAGGVPGMVNISESTMELVKNYFDMEYRGNLEVKNKGEMRMYFVKTIKEVI encoded by the coding sequence ATGTTACCCACGTATTTTTTCCGCCTTCTATTCCTTGTTCTGCTTTCATGCGGTATTCCTGCCTTATGTCAGGAGGCGGAAAAATTAAAAAAGGAACTTTCATTTGCCAGGGAGGATACCACCCGTTGCCGGATTTTAAACGAGTTAATCGAAGCAGAGGCGGATGATAACGTATGGCCTGCATACAACGATCGTATGAAACTTCTTGCGGAGAAAAATCTGGGAGAAAGAGCGGCAGATGATCCACAGCTTCCTGTTTTTAAAAAGTACCTGGGTGCAGCGTTAAACAATACCGGAGTAGTGATTCAAAACAAGGGGAATTCTAAACTTTCGCTGCAGTATTATCTGAAGAGCCTTCGCCTGCGTGAGGAAGTCAGGGATAGCTCCGGTATTGGGGAAACATTAAACAACATCGGTTTGATTCATCATGCACAAGGCAATATTCCATTGGCCATCGATTACTATCAGAAAAGTTTAAAAATACAGGAGCTGATTGATGATTACACCGGGATGAGTACAACGATTTTGAATCTCGGCGTGATCAGTTCTGATCAGGGTGATTATACGAACGCGCTCACTTATTTCCTCCGAAGTTATGAATTGCAGGAGCGTACAGGAGATGAATATGGGAAAGCGCATTCATTACATAATCTATCCCGTATTTATCAGAGAAAAGGAAATTTCGAAAAAGCATTAAGAACTATACAGCAAAGCCTGGAGATCAGGAGGAAAATACAAGATACGAAAGGAATCGCCTATTCGCTTTTTAATATGGGTAACATTCTTTCAAAGATGGATACCATTGGTGAAACAAAAGTTATCCAAAAGGAATATCTCGAGAGCCTTGCCATCTTCGAGAAGCTGGAGGATAAGGAAGGTGTTGCCTATGTGATGAATCAGCTCGCTGAATTGTATTTTAAGAATGGAGAGTATAGGCGCGCGTTAGACTGTGCGGAAAGAGCCTTGTCACTAGGTAAAGAATTAGGATATCCCGAACAAATCAGAAATGCTTCTCATAGTTTGTATCTTATTCATAAAGCGATGAAGCAGGAAGGTCTGGCACTTGCCATGTACGAGTTGTATTCAATTATGCGCGATAGTATTTCTAATGAAGAATTACGCAGATTGAATCTGGGAAAGCAATATCAATATGAATTCGATAAACGTACTACAGCAGATAGTGTCAAGGCGGTGGAACAGCAGAAAGTGATGGCCGCCAGAATTTCAAAGGAAAAAACACAACGCTTTGCAGTTACGGGTGTGTTGATATTGACAGTTGTCTTTTCAGGATTTATCTTCAACCGCTGGCGCATTATTAAAAAGCAGAAATTGCAAATACAACAACAGCATACCGCTCTTGGAGAAGAGAAAAAGAAATCAGACGATTTATTGTTGAATATCTTACCGGAAGAAACAGCGGAAGAGCTGAAACGAACCGGGCGTGCAAAAGCCATGCGCCATGAGCAAGTTTCTGTCATGTTCACCGACTTCGAAAATTTTACTCAGGCTTCCGAAAAGATGAGTGCAGAAGAATTGGTCAATGAAATCCATTATTGTTACAGTGCCTTCGACCGGATTATTTCAGCCTATCCCATCGAGAAAATTAAGACCATTGGGGACGGGTACATGTGCGCTGCCGGTTTACCTTTAGCAAATGTGAATCATGCGTTAGATTTAGTAAAAGCAGCTTTAGAAATCCAGAAGTTCATGAAGGAATATCAGGAAGAGAGAATGAAAACCGGGAGGGATTATTTTGTAGCGCGGATAGGTATTCATAGTGGCACTGTGGTAGCGGGTGTAGTAGGCACTAAGAAATTCGCCTATGATATTTGGGGCGATACCGTAAATTTGGCAGCACGTATGGAGGCAGGCGGGGTTCCCGGAATGGTGAATATCAGTGAAAGTACAATGGAGTTGGTGAAGAATTATTTTGATATGGAATACCGTGGGAATCTGGAAGTGAAGAACAAGGGAGAGATGAGAATGTACTTTGTAAAGACTATTAAAGAAGTAATATGA